The following are encoded together in the Myxocyprinus asiaticus isolate MX2 ecotype Aquarium Trade chromosome 7, UBuf_Myxa_2, whole genome shotgun sequence genome:
- the LOC127443341 gene encoding uncharacterized protein CXorf38-like isoform X2, whose amino-acid sequence MDAQLYNRLRDEEYRNWLKTQQCLSVLRSRIRNFVDKETGTFHRTLLNNPALTERNCNDEVCYTRTKKDSLCKSCIEGWRREILTYHTAQKTYSKGFDACQWPTNKWEVAKVVQVRNALMHSPDFKLTTEEMNMHVEKVMTLVKTLQTHVPELNGFEEEMKQLNNNLDEIFSQTSQSADDKKEDIKNCEIEAVKEMIGALLLCFEENLDEGNEEEKLQPVKKVLDFLKRNKDLQENLSPQVKEMQDKVDQHEQQISVLEKRVDKLEKTQVPVSEAVPVESEASSGAATQSAQTPAVTMTIKASKGGTVKAPVISGGVYNGPVTFN is encoded by the exons ATGGATGCTCAACTTTACAACCGCCTCCGTGATGAGGAATACAGAAACTGGTTAAAAACCCAACAGTGTCTTTCGGTACTGAGGAGCAGAATCCGAAACTTCGTTGACAAAGAGACCGGCACTTTTCACCGCACTCTTCTTAATAACCCTGCTCTTACTGAACGTAACTGTAATGATGAAGTCTGCTACACTAGGACAAAGAAG GATAGTCTTTGCAAATCATGCATTGAAGGATGGAGGCGCGAAATCTTGACCTACCATACAGCACAGAAAACATACTCAAAAGGCTTTGACGCATGTCAGTGGCCGACAAATAAGTGGGAAGTCGCCAAG GTGGTACAGGTGCGGAACGCTCTGATGCACTCCCCTGACTTCAAACTGACCACAGAGGAAATGAACATGCATGTGGAAAAGGTCATGACGTTGGTCAAAACGCTGCAAACTCATGTACCAGAACTGAATGGTTTTGAAGAGGAAATGAAACAG TTAAACAACAACTTGGATGAGATTTTCAGTCAAACCTCTCAGAGTGCAGATGACAAGAAGGAAGACATCAAGAACTGTGAGATTGAAGCTGTGAAGGAGATGATTGGAGCCCTTCTTTTGTGCTTTGAGGAGAACCTAGATGAAGGCAATGAAGAA GAAAAACTACAGCCTGTGAAGAAAGTCCTGGACTTCCTGAAGCGAAACAAAGATCTCCAGGAGAACTTGAGCCCTCAGGTCAAAGAGATGCAGGATAAAGTAGATCAGCATGAACAGCAGATCAGCGTCCTGGAAAAGAGGGTGGACAAACTGGAGAAGACGCAAG TGCCAGTGTCAGAAGCCGTTCCTGTTGAGAGTGAAGCATCATCTGGTGCAGCAACTCAGTCTGCTCAGACTCCAGCAGTTACAATGACTATAAAGGCTTCCAAAGGAGGAACCGTTAAAGCCCCTGTTATTAGTGGAGGTGTTTATAATGGCCCAGTAACATTCAACTGA
- the LOC127443341 gene encoding uncharacterized protein CXorf38-like isoform X1 yields the protein MDAQLYNRLRDEEYRNWLKTQQCLSVLRSRIRNFVDKETGTFHRTLLNNPALTERNCNDEVCYTRTKKDSLCKSCIEGWRREILTYHTAQKTYSKGFDACQWPTNKWEVAKVFMPSGHKNHSKLDQFDVSAILNLMRFCKHFSSFIPCQFLENVVQVRNALMHSPDFKLTTEEMNMHVEKVMTLVKTLQTHVPELNGFEEEMKQLNNNLDEIFSQTSQSADDKKEDIKNCEIEAVKEMIGALLLCFEENLDEGNEEEKLQPVKKVLDFLKRNKDLQENLSPQVKEMQDKVDQHEQQISVLEKRVDKLEKTQVPVSEAVPVESEASSGAATQSAQTPAVTMTIKASKGGTVKAPVISGGVYNGPVTFN from the exons ATGGATGCTCAACTTTACAACCGCCTCCGTGATGAGGAATACAGAAACTGGTTAAAAACCCAACAGTGTCTTTCGGTACTGAGGAGCAGAATCCGAAACTTCGTTGACAAAGAGACCGGCACTTTTCACCGCACTCTTCTTAATAACCCTGCTCTTACTGAACGTAACTGTAATGATGAAGTCTGCTACACTAGGACAAAGAAG GATAGTCTTTGCAAATCATGCATTGAAGGATGGAGGCGCGAAATCTTGACCTACCATACAGCACAGAAAACATACTCAAAAGGCTTTGACGCATGTCAGTGGCCGACAAATAAGTGGGAAGTCGCCAAG GTATTTATGCCAAGTGGCCACAAAAACCATTCCAAGTTGGACCAGTTTGATGTTTCTGCCATTCTTAACTTGATGAGATTCTGTAAACATTTCAGCAGCTTTATCCCATGTCAATTTCTGGAGAAT GTGGTACAGGTGCGGAACGCTCTGATGCACTCCCCTGACTTCAAACTGACCACAGAGGAAATGAACATGCATGTGGAAAAGGTCATGACGTTGGTCAAAACGCTGCAAACTCATGTACCAGAACTGAATGGTTTTGAAGAGGAAATGAAACAG TTAAACAACAACTTGGATGAGATTTTCAGTCAAACCTCTCAGAGTGCAGATGACAAGAAGGAAGACATCAAGAACTGTGAGATTGAAGCTGTGAAGGAGATGATTGGAGCCCTTCTTTTGTGCTTTGAGGAGAACCTAGATGAAGGCAATGAAGAA GAAAAACTACAGCCTGTGAAGAAAGTCCTGGACTTCCTGAAGCGAAACAAAGATCTCCAGGAGAACTTGAGCCCTCAGGTCAAAGAGATGCAGGATAAAGTAGATCAGCATGAACAGCAGATCAGCGTCCTGGAAAAGAGGGTGGACAAACTGGAGAAGACGCAAG TGCCAGTGTCAGAAGCCGTTCCTGTTGAGAGTGAAGCATCATCTGGTGCAGCAACTCAGTCTGCTCAGACTCCAGCAGTTACAATGACTATAAAGGCTTCCAAAGGAGGAACCGTTAAAGCCCCTGTTATTAGTGGAGGTGTTTATAATGGCCCAGTAACATTCAACTGA